DNA from Candidatus Poribacteria bacterium:
GTTCTTCGAGACGCTCGTAGATGAGCGCGAGGCGTTTCGCGTCGTCATCGGCTTCGGGAGCCGATTCCAGGACGACGCGGTGCGATCCATCGGGTTCCCGGAACGCGAGGCAGAGCCAGAGCGGGCATCCGAGCCGCCGCGCGAGGGTCACGGGACTCGGTTCCGCCGAGGCGAGCTCGCCGAAAAACGGCACGAATACGCCGCTCGCTCCGGCGTCCTGATCGGCGAGCAG
Protein-coding regions in this window:
- a CDS encoding lysophospholipid acyltransferase family protein, translating into MLADQDAGASGVFVPFFGELASAEPSPVTLARRLGCPLWLCLAFREPDGSHRVVLESAPEADDDAKRLALIYERLEEHIRQRPSQWLWIHRRWKTRPPFDPSSLP